In one Magallana gigas chromosome 7, xbMagGiga1.1, whole genome shotgun sequence genomic region, the following are encoded:
- the LOC105340096 gene encoding 3'-5' exoribonuclease HELZ2 translates to MELDENWMNFFQAGLVHILEKNDPEKALAYVWQLYSSGEKYYSELEEEDTALNIYRHCSILLNLINDNGKNDPFLRTKCFYREKLLSSQPIDPSCVWNPFLFDPGIILVKKIKLLRDISTMIDEYSDLEHINVWPCRLEIKISYENLLRFYREQPSSIDFINRERFNYFIQSGWKLLEKNHTQLVCRMCQNISRSFDQLPKTKSLELSKLWADALEKDGHIELAIKKAQEANDKDLVARLNQKLEDLKGDSEPDEEWIRGTLAEHVTQSLGQAKEREKSPKKKRRSRPKWKHNEEHLDQSTTVHSVIADVTSHITNWKDVTEFDLPVYKPRRKRKPCQLKSQQLKQDQPLLRSKVARSINKKAPSTEDKFDQLPSDLPAGYSSGDESSDDDDIFSMDEDEQNLFKPLDGKTFYEDSCKVYNTQEQSQNIDDCLLTNGLDLSDECVSGMAFKAKSIYDEMRSPDECMDLCKNFPERYKLCRIEIFNSHKAVCRTVNDNIEIEISGRSKCGKVFNQDEVVVEIFEYRKQLHKTQSQSAEDNKVYGKVIGQIKTNENRPKHPVLVCTLDHFCMYHMKPLCKTVPKIYILSKKRDKESQVEIYEYTKQTKKLTFDRLKTIDQSKRGEYLFLVCFISWNGMYPLGAVIGVFDGKRDIQTSIRLVCLRNNVSVLYKENTVRETEKILSSQMPGQNDEQNREDYSNSLNVFTIDGNDTKDLDDAISVQIISENEFEVGVHISDVSSYIKKDDPIDVEAKERSTTYYPGEGCPPYHMLPEPIGTDMCSLLPGQKRKALSIFYRIDILGKILDYKIRPTLIKSRTRLTYRKAQEILSSEDENIDLRKELCYLRDISRILRSERLGNKVFSFPFEPLSASSKSYFQSLDAHHIIEELMILVNKTVGQDLIKTFPDCIPLRVQPAPSACKIREWLQQYPVIGHFVLSLQQQNLPTDDTLALENVLAGQISKQLPIQKYVWKKIETDFKTEEYENVERWIGTDQYHPQQAMAYDSWISFQETSSYQCSGASHDKTHYSLGIYPYLNFTSPIRRYADLIVNRLVHAMIDDEKSPYTKKEMEMICRKINSQSRTFKKQCRLLHLARKLQNQPIMFHSLLNSTTDNAMSLCFPGLKELSKSSGKIQFSSLKLKSKPYFEENKNTDVLFTLSWIQRLYSPYAYASFPGGTVSRREPVKLDPHQKVIFLSIEKWKKILDHLVNRNIKFLDRDIFEKETLVKCRECVGTHTDVTSESKDGIIKKLQSEFSLTFSKGQIISVQIGCEKKGGLPVPEIQMLELTNNVKCCIQHMSDPVRCFAVYSNVHAGNRRMTSSDYIQRWLKIFRMESATNAAKSTSIIINDLRVNFQNGERYSGSFVLLKPFCMERDIYIEYAWNDIKKDDKERIISFQTDFLCIRCDMVNEVPSKSKAGCPPNERWIWIGHGETKCFQIGKENENIKVHFNLHKDACTPTASMIDQSAKDKLTCTVEILPMADADKHIEKALAGLDKATQLARSIALKEKRPSLDETHCRLARQIGYDVKSKDMQPNNEKQSEAIKKALASRFSLIQGPPGTGKTLTGIKLIMLFNQINLKHREEGGDHKQVVYCGPSNKSVDLVAKWMKTHISSKICPKIVRMYGNSMENMIYPIPNREYINQRSCKDNLPDSDLNEISIHTLIRKKGKPYAEKLAMFEKQFKNSPDDIATEDILKYKKAISMATQEELKQYDVIFCTTAAAISPKFLRATDGKIFQLIIDEAGMCTEPETLAPIIATKADQVVLIGDHKQLQPIILCPEASNLGLSKSLFERYADSAVFLDTQYRMNPKICEFPSKQFYKGQLKTGPFGKWTVEKPLQVWQRPDVPLLFCHIEGEEECLSVTTEEGNQQSRSNRAEVDHVVKVYEYLMSNEKMDRHHVKVMSQYNAQCFAIRDALKKKNFINSNVTTAVSSQGGEWDYVIFSAVRSLPKFRIESNRNKGWCKKNLGFITDAHQINVVLTRARKGIIIIGNKNLLQCDETWEALIKHYTRLDCVVNAEDQDLTPLERPGKRY, encoded by the exons TCAGTCGCAGTTTtgatcaactcccaaaaacaaaGTCATTGGAACTATCAAAGCTTTGGGCTGATGCACTGGAGAAGGACGGACACATAGAACTGGCCATCAAAAAAGCACAAGAGGCAAATGACAAA GATTTGGTGGCAAGACTGAATCAAAAACTGGAAGATTTAAAAGGTGACAGTGAACCAGATGAGGAGTGGATCAGGGGTACTTTAGCAGAACACGTTACTCAG TCACTAGGACAGGCCAAAGAAAGGGAGAAATCGCCAAAAAAGAAAAGGAGAAGTAGAC CAAAATGGAAACATAATGAAGAACATCTTGATCAATCCACCACTGTTCATTCTGTAATTGCTGATGTCACCAGTCACATTACAAATTGGAAAGATGTTACTGAATTTGATTTACCCGTTTATAAACCAAGAAGAAAACGAAAGCCATGTCAATTAAAAAGTCAACAGCTCAAACAAGATCAACCTCTCTTAAGGTCAAAGGTTGCTAGATCGATTAACAAAAAAGCACCAAGTACTGAAGATAAATTCGACCAACTACCATCTGATTTACCAGCGGGATACAGTTCTGGGGATGAGTCTTCTGATGACgatgatattttttcaatggaCGAAGATGAGCAAAATCTTTTCAAACCACTGGATGGCAAAACATTTTACGAAGATTCTTGCAAAGTTTACAACACACAGGAGCAATCACAAAATATCGACGATTGCCTGTTGACAAACGGTCTAGATTTATCCGACGAGTGTGTATCGGGAATGGCATTCAAAGCTAAGAGTATATACGACGAAATGCGTAGTCCAGATGAATGCATGGATCTGTGTAAAAATTTTCCTGAAAGATACAAACTGTGTAGAATCGAAATTTTCAATTCACATAAAGCAGTTTGTCGAACTGTAAATGATaacattgaaattgaaatttcagGAAGATCAAAATGCGGAAAGGTGTTTAATCAAGACGAAGTTGTAgttgaaatatttgaatatagaaAACAGTTACACAAGACACAAAGTCAATCTGCTGAAGATAATAAGGTTTACGGAAAAGTCATTGGCCAAatcaaaacaaatgaaaatcgGCCTAAACATCCCGTTCTGGTTTGCACTCTCGATCATTTTTGCATGTATCACATGAAGCCATTATGCAAAACTGTTCCAAAAATATATATCCTGAGCAAAAAGCGCGATAAAGAGTCTCaagttgaaatatatgaatatacaaaacaaacaaaaaaacttacttTTGATCGATTAAAAACGATAGACCAATCCAAACGTGGGGAGTACTTATTTCTCGTGTGTTTTATCTCATGGAATGGGATGTATCCTCTCGGAGCTGTAATTGGTGTCTTTGATGGAAAGAGGGATATTCAAACGTCCATCAGGCTTGTTTGTCTTCGGAATAACgtgtctgttttgtataaaGAAAACACAGTTCgggaaacagaaaaaatattatcatcGCAAATGCCAGGCCAAAATGATGAACAAAATAGAGAAGATtattccaacagtttaaatgTGTTTACCATTGATGGAAATGATACAAAAGATTTAGATGATGCAATTAGCGTGCAGATAATTTCAGAAAACGAATTTGAAGTAGGTGTTCATATATCTGACGTCAGTAGTTATATCAAGAAGGATGACCCTATCGATGTGGAAGCGAAAGAGAGGTCAACAACATATTATCCAGGTGAAGGATGTCCACCATACCACATGCTTCCTGAGCCCATAGGAACGGATATGTGTAGTCTCCTTCCTGGTCAAAAACGAAAGGctttgtcaattttttatagAATTGACATTCTTGGAAAAATTTTGGATTACAAAATAAGACCTACTCTCATCAAGTCCCGAACGCGCCTCACCTATCGCAAAGCCCAAGAAATATTATCATCAGAGGATGAAAACATCGATCTAAGAAAAGAATTATGTTATCTACGAGATATTTCTAGAATATTACGATCAGAGCGCCTTGGAAACAAAGTTTTTTCGTTTCCGTTTGAACCACTCAGTGCCAGCAgcaaatcatattttcagtctctTGATGCACATCATATCATCGAAGAACTTATGATCCTTGTAAACAAAACGGTTGGACAAGACTTAATTAAGACGTTTCCGGATTGTATTCCACTTCGCGTTCAGCCTGCGCCATCTGCATGCAAAATTCGGGAATGGTTACAACAATATCCTGTTATTGGCCATTTTGTCCTTTCCCTTCAGCAACAAAATCTACCAACAGATGACACTTTGGCATTGGAAAATGTTCTTGCCGGTCAAATTTCTAAGCAGCTACCAATTCAAAAATACGTATGGAAGAAAATCgaaacagattttaaaacagaagaatATGAAAATGTTGAAAGATGGATTGGTACCGATCAGTATCATCCACAGCAAGCAATGGCTTATGACTCTTGGATATCTTTTCAAGAAACGTCATCATATCAATGTTCAGGAGCGTCTCACGACAAAACCCACTATTCTTTGGGTATTTATCCGTACCTCAATTTTACATCTCCAATTCGGCGTTATGCTGATTTGATAGTTAACAGGCTTGTTCATGCCATGATTGATGATGAGAAATCGCCTTACACTAAGAAAGAGATGGAAATGATTTGTAGAAAAATCAATAGTCAATCtcgaacatttaaaaaacaatgtcgTCTTCTGCATTTAGCACGAAAACTTCAAAACCAACCGATAATGTTTCACAGCCTTTTGAATTCAACAACAGACAATGCTATGTCTTTGTGCTTTCCAGGATTAAAAGAGTTGTCAAAATCCTCTggtaaaattcaattcagttcCCTGAAGTTGAAGTCAAAACCGTATTTCGAAGAGAACAAGAATACAGATGTGTTGTTCACCTTATCTTGGATACAACGTTTATATTCTCCCTATGCATATGCATCTTTTCCAGGGGGTACAGTCTCTAGAAGAGAACCAGTAAAATTAGATCCCCACCAAAAAGTCATTTTCCTTTCTATCGAAaagtggaaaaaaatattggatcATTTGGTCAATAGAAacatcaaatttttagatagaGACATATTTGAGAAAGAAACTCTCGTCAAATGTCGCGAATGTGTAGGAACACACACTGATGTGACATCTGAATCAAAAGATGgcatcataaaaaaattgcaatcgGAGTTTAGTTTGACATTTAGTAAAGGTCAAATAATTTCAGTACAGATAGGGTGTGAAAAGAAAGGAGGGTTACCAGTACCAGAAATTCAAATGTTAGAATTGACGAACAACGTCAAATGTTGTATTCAACACATGTCAGACCCTGTGAGATGTTTTGCTGTATATTCAAATGTACATGCAGGCAACAGGAGAATGACATCGTCAGACTATATTCAAAGATGGTTAAAGATATTCCGCATGGAATCCGCGACAAATGCCGCAAAATCAACGTCAATTATTATCAATGACTTGCgagtaaattttcaaaatggagAGAGATATAGTGGCAGTTTCGTACTGCTAAAACCATTCTGCATGGAAAGAGACATATATATAGAGTATGCTtggaatgatataaaaaaagatgacaaagaaagaattatttcatttcaaacagattttttatGCATTCGTTGTGACATGGTCAACGAAGTTCCATCAAAATCCAAAGCTGGATGTCCCCCAAACGAACGATGGATATGGATTGGTCATGGTGAAACGAAATGTTTTCAGAttggaaaagaaaatgaaaatatcaaagttCATTTTAATTTGCACAAAGATGCTTGTACGCCCACAGCTTCAATGATCGATCAGTCTGCCAAAGACAAATTGACCTGTACTGTTGAAATACTTCCAATGGCAGATGCTGACAA aCACATAGAAAAGGCTCTTGCTGGATTGGACAAGGCTACACAACTTGCAAGGTCGATAGCCCTTAAAGAAAAACGTCCCAGCCTTG ACGAAACCCACTGCAGATTAGCTCGACAAATAGGCTATGATGTTAAGAGTAAAGATATGCAACCCAACAACGAAAAACAATCAGAAGCTATCAAGAAGGCCCTTGCGTCTAGATTTTCACTCATCCAAGGTCCGCCAG GAACAGGGAAGACTCTAACTGGAATTAAGCTTATAATGCTGTTTAACCAAATCAATCTCAAGCACCGAGAGGAAGGCGGTGACCACAAACAAGTCGTGTACTGTGGACCCTCGAACAAATCGGTTGATCTGGTAGCAA AATGGATGAAAACACATATTTCCTCCAAGATTTGTCCAAAAATAGTAAGAATGTATGGGAACTCAATGGAAAATATGATATACCCTATACCAAACCGAGAATATATCAATCAGCGTTCTTGTAAAGACAATCTACCTGATTCGGACTTAAATGAGATATCCATTCATACCTTAATACGAAAGAAAGGAAAGCCATATGCTGAGAAGCTAGCAATGTTTgaaaagcaatttaaaaattcaCCTGATGACATTGCAACGGAAGATATACTTAAGTACAAGAAGGCTATAAGTATGGCAACACAGGAGGAACTTAAACAGTACGACGTCATCTTTTGTACAACTGCTGCTGCAATAAGTCCAAAATTTTTAAGAGCCACGGATGGAAAAATATTTCAACTGATCATTGACGAGGCAGGAATGTGTACTGAACCAGAAACTCTAGCACCAATCATCGCCACGAAAGCTGACCAAGTTGTCCTGATCGGTGATCACAAACAGCTTCAACCAATCATTCTTTGTCCAGAAGCATCGAATCTCGGTCTTTCAAAATCGCTCTTTGAGCGATATGCTGACAGTGCCGTATTTTTAGACACGCAGTACAGAATG AACCCGAAGATTTGCGAGTTTCCATCGAAGCAGTTTTACAAAGGACAGCTTAAAACTGGTCCATTCGGGAAGTGGACGGTGGAAAAACCGTTGCAAGTTTGGCAAAGACCCGATGTTCCTCTCCTGTTCTGCCATATCGAGGGAGAAGAGGAATGTCTGTCAGTCACCACAGAGGAAGGAAATCAACAGTCACGGAGCAACCGTGCAGAAGTTGATCATGTA gTGAAAGTGTACGAGTACTTGATGTCTAACGAAAAAATGGATAGGCACCATGTTAAAGTCATGTCTCAGTATAACGCCCAGTGTTTTGCAATAAGAGATGCtctgaagaagaaaaatttcatcaattccAATGTCACTACAGCGGTGTCCAGTCAAG GTGGAGAGTGGGACTACGTTATCTTTAGCGCTGTAAGATCACTTCCGAAGTTTAGGATCGAATCAAACCGCAACAAAGGCTGGTGCAAGAAAAATCTAGGATTTATTACAGACGCACATCAGATCAATGTTGTTTTGACTCGCGCAAGGAAGGGAATAATTATCATCG gaaacaAAAACTTACTACAATGCGACGAAACTTGGGAGGCACTCATAAAACACTACACCAGACTGGATTGTGTGGTAAACGCCGAGGATCAAGACCTCACCCCACTAGAGCGACCAGGGAAAAGATACTGA